A part of Winslowiella toletana genomic DNA contains:
- a CDS encoding HD-GYP domain-containing protein, with amino-acid sequence MIKLIPTQELQLGMYIHKLGVFWIKHPLISNRMLLTDPRQLTAIAECGIGQVWVDMARSVVPKQAEAVANSAVPPAVAPPGSFLSEVAHAQRICQQGTSQIKAMFGEARLGQTVDVQSTLSLVEEITGSVDRHPSALINVARLKDHDDYTYLHSVAVCALMIGLGRRLQLDDHGVRLAGLGGLLHDLGKAQVALEILNKPGKLSDEEFSAMKKHPLTGAEMLFKAGASDEVIDIALHHHEKVDGSGYPYGLKGNQISNFARMAAVCDVYDAVTSNRPYRDGWNPADAMHRMANWGGHFDKAIFYAFVKSVGIYPVGSLVRLSSGRVAMVVEAGSQSLLHPKVHVFWSLHSGQPLPVEPLDLADGFSCDSIISPEDMAHWKHINFNQVWMV; translated from the coding sequence GTGATCAAGCTTATCCCTACGCAGGAATTGCAGCTGGGGATGTATATCCATAAGCTGGGCGTATTTTGGATAAAGCATCCTCTGATTTCGAACCGCATGCTGCTGACCGATCCACGCCAGCTGACGGCGATAGCCGAATGCGGTATCGGCCAGGTATGGGTCGATATGGCCAGAAGCGTAGTGCCAAAACAGGCTGAAGCGGTGGCAAATTCAGCTGTGCCGCCAGCCGTAGCGCCCCCCGGCTCGTTTCTCAGTGAAGTGGCGCATGCGCAGCGTATTTGTCAGCAGGGAACCTCGCAGATTAAAGCAATGTTTGGCGAAGCGCGCCTTGGCCAGACCGTTGATGTACAGAGCACGCTGTCGCTGGTTGAAGAGATTACCGGTTCGGTTGATCGCCACCCTTCGGCGCTCATCAATGTCGCGCGGCTGAAGGATCATGACGACTATACCTATCTGCATTCTGTCGCCGTATGTGCGCTGATGATAGGACTGGGCCGCCGGTTACAGCTGGATGACCATGGCGTACGTCTGGCCGGACTGGGCGGGCTGCTGCATGACTTAGGCAAAGCCCAGGTGGCGCTGGAAATATTGAATAAGCCCGGCAAACTGAGCGACGAAGAGTTTAGCGCGATGAAAAAACATCCGCTGACTGGCGCTGAAATGCTGTTTAAAGCCGGGGCTTCGGATGAAGTGATTGATATTGCGTTGCATCATCATGAAAAGGTGGATGGTTCAGGTTATCCGTACGGCCTGAAAGGTAATCAGATCAGTAACTTTGCGCGTATGGCGGCGGTTTGCGATGTCTATGATGCGGTTACATCTAACCGTCCATATCGTGATGGCTGGAATCCGGCGGATGCGATGCATCGGATGGCCAACTGGGGTGGTCATTTTGATAAGGCGATTTTTTACGCCTTTGTGAAGTCGGTAGGCATCTATCCGGTCGGTTCGCTGGTGCGCCTCTCTTCCGGTCGGGTGGCAATGGTGGTTGAGGCGGGTAGCCAGTCGTTGCTGCACCCGAAGGTTCATGTATTCTGGTCATTACATAGCGGGCAGCCGCTGCCGGTTGAACCCCTCGACCTCGCCGACGGATTCAGCTGCGACAGCATTATTTCACCGGAAGATATGGCGCACTGGAAGCATATCAACTTCAACCAGGTATGGATGGTGTAA
- a CDS encoding GNAT family N-acetyltransferase, which produces MSLTRLSSLSALPAGQWDALLPDDNPFLRHAFLVTLEQSGSLGAQSGWQPEHLLWQQQGELRAAIPGYRKSHSRGEYVFDHAWADACHRAGIAYYPKWLGAIPFSPVAGARLLGDAGASAELLAQLPDFLQQQALSGAHINFTDTQANSLLTVQPDWLERHGCQYHWHNRGYRDFQDFLDSLMSRKRKQLRKEREQVAASGIEFSWLQGAQVTESQWDFVYSCYANTYAVRGQHPYLTRAFFSLLAERMPENIRVVLALLRGQPVAMAFSLVSGSTFYGRYWGAIADFDRLHFETCFYQGMDYAIANGLSEFDAGAQGEHKLIRGFEPQLTHSWHYLRHPGLRAAVGDFLQQERAGVSGWIDDARDALPYRKGD; this is translated from the coding sequence ATGTCTTTAACTCGCCTGTCATCGTTGTCAGCACTACCCGCCGGACAGTGGGATGCGTTACTGCCGGATGATAATCCGTTTCTGCGCCATGCTTTCCTTGTCACGCTGGAGCAGAGTGGCAGCCTCGGCGCGCAGAGCGGCTGGCAGCCGGAGCATCTGCTCTGGCAGCAGCAGGGGGAGCTGCGCGCGGCGATCCCTGGCTACCGTAAAAGTCACTCACGTGGCGAATATGTTTTCGACCACGCCTGGGCCGATGCCTGTCATCGTGCGGGGATCGCTTATTACCCGAAATGGCTGGGCGCCATTCCGTTTAGCCCGGTCGCAGGCGCGCGTCTGTTGGGTGATGCCGGTGCCAGCGCTGAGCTGCTGGCGCAGTTGCCGGACTTTTTGCAGCAACAGGCGCTGTCAGGCGCGCATATCAACTTTACCGATACTCAGGCGAACAGCCTGCTGACAGTACAACCTGACTGGCTGGAACGTCACGGCTGCCAGTATCACTGGCATAATCGCGGCTATCGTGATTTCCAGGACTTTCTCGATAGCCTGATGTCGCGTAAACGTAAGCAGCTGCGCAAAGAGCGCGAGCAGGTTGCTGCATCCGGGATTGAATTTAGCTGGCTGCAAGGCGCGCAGGTGACGGAAAGCCAGTGGGATTTTGTCTACAGCTGCTACGCCAACACCTATGCGGTACGCGGGCAACACCCGTATCTGACGCGCGCGTTCTTCAGCCTGCTGGCGGAACGGATGCCGGAAAATATTCGCGTGGTGCTGGCTCTGCTGCGCGGGCAACCAGTGGCGATGGCCTTTAGCCTGGTCAGCGGCAGCACCTTCTATGGGCGCTACTGGGGCGCAATTGCCGACTTTGATCGTCTGCACTTTGAAACCTGTTTTTATCAGGGCATGGATTATGCCATCGCCAATGGCTTAAGTGAATTTGATGCCGGGGCGCAAGGAGAACATAAGCTGATTCGCGGTTTTGAGCCGCAGCTCACCCACTCCTGGCACTATCTGCGCCATCCAGGTTTACGCGCGGCAGTGGGCGACTTTCTGCAACAGGAACGCGCAGGGGTCAGCGGCTGGATTGATGATGCCCGCGACGCCCTGCCATACCGTAAAGGGGATTAG
- a CDS encoding ABC transporter ATP-binding protein: MLFRRFERLINIFQDAPSEAPPDQVWPFYFYYLRQVWRSFAALLAVGLAGSLIEVALFSYLSRIIDLANSSSPATLFSDHWPTLLWMAFVALILRPVFIGLHDLLVNQSINPGMTSMIRWQNHNYVLRQSLNFFQNDFAGRIAQRIMQTGNALRDSAVQTVDALWHVLIYAVTSLVLFAQADWRLMVPLIIWIVGYVAAMRYFVPRIKARSVESSDARSKLMGCIVDGYTNITTLKLFAHTDLEQRYAREAMQEQTQKMQLATRMATSMDVTISTLNGLLIVATSGMALWLWTQSLISVGAIALATGLVIRIVNMSGWIMWVVNGIFENIGMVQDGLKTISQPISVADEPEAEALQVHSGAIHFDRVNFDYGGSRQVINGLDLQIKPGEKIGLIGPSGAGKSTLVNLLMRLYDINGGRILIDGQDIAQVSQHSLRAQIGMITQDTSLLHRSIRDNLLYGKPEASEEALLMAIHRARADEFIPLLSDPQGRTGLDAHVGERGVKLSGGQRQRIAIARVLLKDAPILVMDEATSALDSEVEAAIQESLETLMQGKTVIAIAHRLSTIAKMDRLVVLEKGAIVEMGSHRELLAKNGLYARLWQHQTGGFVGID, translated from the coding sequence ATGCTGTTCCGCCGCTTTGAAAGATTGATCAATATTTTCCAGGATGCCCCGAGCGAGGCCCCGCCAGACCAGGTCTGGCCGTTCTATTTTTACTATTTGCGTCAGGTATGGCGCAGCTTCGCCGCATTGCTGGCGGTAGGGCTGGCAGGCTCATTAATTGAGGTGGCGCTGTTCAGTTATCTGAGCCGGATTATCGATCTGGCCAACAGTTCGTCACCCGCCACGCTGTTTAGCGATCACTGGCCAACCCTGCTGTGGATGGCGTTTGTGGCGCTGATCCTACGCCCGGTATTTATTGGTCTGCACGATCTGCTGGTTAATCAGAGCATTAACCCCGGTATGACCAGCATGATTCGCTGGCAAAATCATAACTATGTGCTGCGCCAGAGTCTGAATTTCTTCCAGAATGATTTTGCCGGACGTATCGCGCAACGCATTATGCAAACCGGCAACGCACTGCGTGATTCCGCGGTGCAGACGGTGGATGCGCTGTGGCATGTGCTGATCTATGCCGTCACTTCGTTAGTGCTGTTTGCGCAAGCCGACTGGCGCTTAATGGTGCCCTTAATTATCTGGATTGTGGGCTATGTCGCCGCCATGCGCTATTTCGTGCCGCGTATTAAAGCGCGCTCGGTTGAGTCATCCGACGCACGCTCAAAACTGATGGGCTGTATCGTTGATGGTTATACCAATATCACCACGCTGAAACTGTTTGCTCATACCGATCTTGAGCAGCGCTATGCGCGCGAGGCAATGCAGGAACAGACGCAGAAAATGCAGCTGGCTACGCGAATGGCCACCAGTATGGATGTCACCATCTCGACACTAAATGGCTTGCTGATTGTGGCGACCAGCGGCATGGCGCTGTGGCTGTGGACGCAATCGCTGATTAGCGTCGGAGCCATTGCGCTGGCGACCGGGCTGGTGATCCGCATTGTCAACATGTCCGGCTGGATTATGTGGGTAGTGAACGGCATTTTTGAAAATATCGGTATGGTGCAGGATGGCCTGAAAACCATCTCGCAGCCGATTAGTGTGGCTGATGAGCCGGAAGCGGAGGCGTTGCAGGTACACAGTGGCGCGATTCATTTTGATCGGGTGAACTTTGATTATGGCGGCAGTCGTCAGGTGATAAATGGTCTGGATCTGCAGATTAAGCCTGGCGAAAAGATTGGTCTGATTGGCCCCTCCGGCGCTGGCAAATCGACGCTGGTCAATCTGCTGATGCGACTGTATGACATTAACGGCGGTCGCATTCTGATTGATGGCCAGGATATCGCGCAGGTCAGCCAGCATAGTCTGCGTGCGCAGATTGGTATGATTACTCAGGATACCTCGCTGCTGCACCGCTCGATTCGCGATAACTTATTGTATGGCAAGCCAGAAGCCAGCGAGGAAGCGCTACTGATGGCGATCCATCGTGCGCGCGCTGACGAATTTATTCCGCTGCTCTCCGATCCGCAGGGACGTACCGGTCTGGATGCGCACGTCGGTGAGCGCGGCGTGAAACTTTCTGGCGGTCAGCGCCAGCGTATTGCGATTGCGCGCGTACTGCTGAAAGATGCGCCGATCCTGGTGATGGACGAGGCGACCTCGGCGCTGGATTCAGAAGTGGAAGCGGCGATTCAGGAGAGCCTGGAAACGCTGATGCAGGGTAAAACGGTTATCGCTATTGCTCACCGGCTGTCGACCATTGCGAAAATGGATCGGCTGGTGGTGCTGGAGAAGGGCGCGATTGTCGAAATGGGCAGCCACCGCGAACTGCTGGCGAAAAACGGTCTGTATGCGCGTTTATGGCAGCATCAAACCGGTGGCTTTGTCGGTATCGACTGA
- a CDS encoding alpha/beta hydrolase, with product MAKSLVIMLHGVGSNGDDLAGLGSHWSPALPGVAFASPDAPYPFPHGAGYQWFSLDGITEQNRPVRVVAARAAFDQLLHGILAAHQMSGQLDRVVLVGFSQGSIMALDALVSGRWPVAGVVAFSGRLSSPPPFTPATRTPALLIHGHADAVIPWAESEAAALRLIAAGVEVKTQFEPATGHTISGQGASTAATFITGCLA from the coding sequence ATGGCAAAAAGTTTAGTCATTATGCTGCATGGCGTCGGCAGTAACGGCGATGATTTAGCGGGGCTCGGTAGCCACTGGTCACCCGCATTACCCGGCGTCGCTTTTGCCTCACCCGATGCGCCTTACCCCTTTCCACATGGGGCGGGTTATCAGTGGTTTAGCCTTGACGGGATTACTGAGCAGAACCGCCCGGTGCGTGTGGTGGCCGCGCGCGCCGCTTTTGACCAGCTGCTGCATGGCATTCTCGCAGCCCATCAGATGAGCGGGCAGCTGGATCGCGTGGTGCTGGTTGGTTTTTCGCAAGGGTCAATTATGGCGCTGGATGCGCTGGTTTCCGGGCGCTGGCCGGTAGCAGGCGTTGTGGCGTTCTCCGGACGACTCTCCTCGCCACCGCCATTTACCCCGGCAACCCGCACCCCGGCATTACTGATCCACGGCCATGCCGATGCGGTGATTCCGTGGGCGGAAAGTGAAGCGGCGGCCCTGCGCCTGATCGCCGCGGGCGTAGAGGTAAAAACCCAGTTTGAACCCGCCACCGGCCACACCATCTCCGGCCAGGGCGCGAGCACCGCCGCGACCTTTATTACCGGCTGTCTGGCCTGA
- the crcB gene encoding fluoride efflux transporter CrcB — protein sequence MVKSMLAVMVGGAAGCALRWLISLRFNTLFPNLPPGTLIVNLAGGFIIGMALAYFLKNPQLDPMWKLLIVTGLCGGLTTFSTFSAEIVLLLQSGNYMWAMLSVMTHVIGSLLMTFAGFALINALG from the coding sequence ATGGTTAAATCAATGCTTGCGGTGATGGTCGGTGGTGCGGCAGGTTGTGCATTGCGCTGGCTTATTTCTTTACGCTTCAATACGTTATTTCCCAATTTGCCACCTGGGACGCTGATCGTGAATCTGGCTGGCGGCTTTATTATTGGGATGGCGCTGGCGTATTTCCTGAAAAACCCGCAGCTTGATCCCATGTGGAAGTTGCTGATTGTCACCGGTTTATGCGGCGGCCTGACTACCTTTTCGACCTTCTCAGCGGAAATCGTGTTGCTGCTGCAAAGCGGTAACTATATGTGGGCGATGCTAAGTGTGATGACGCACGTGATCGGCTCTTTGTTGATGACATTCGCCGGTTTTGCGCTGATCAACGCGCTGGGATAA
- a CDS encoding sugar O-acetyltransferase, producing MKEMEKAAAGLLYDANYDQDVLRQRDEAKSALYDYNHLHPHKGAERTAIIKSLLGKTGENILVESPFWCDYGYNIEVGENFYANVNLVILDGAKVTIGDNAFIAPNVGLYTAGHPLDAERRNQGLEYAFPITIGNNVWIGAAVSVMPGVTIGDGCVIGAGSVVTKDLPANVLAMGNPCRVVREISEADTLKYRPA from the coding sequence ATGAAAGAGATGGAAAAAGCCGCCGCCGGTTTATTGTATGACGCTAACTACGATCAGGATGTATTGCGCCAGCGGGATGAGGCCAAATCGGCATTGTATGACTACAACCATCTGCATCCGCACAAAGGCGCCGAGCGCACGGCAATTATCAAATCGCTGCTGGGTAAAACCGGGGAAAATATCCTGGTAGAGTCGCCATTCTGGTGTGACTACGGCTACAACATTGAAGTGGGCGAGAACTTCTACGCCAATGTGAATCTGGTGATCCTTGATGGCGCCAAAGTCACTATTGGCGACAATGCCTTTATCGCGCCCAATGTCGGTTTGTATACCGCCGGGCATCCGCTGGATGCCGAACGTCGCAATCAGGGACTGGAATACGCCTTTCCAATTACCATCGGCAACAATGTATGGATTGGCGCAGCGGTTTCAGTAATGCCAGGCGTAACCATTGGTGATGGCTGCGTAATTGGCGCTGGCAGCGTGGTGACCAAAGATCTGCCCGCGAATGTGCTGGCGATGGGTAATCCATGCCGGGTAGTACGTGAAATCAGTGAGGCCGATACGCTGAAATATCGCCCGGCTTAA
- a CDS encoding cysteine hydrolase family protein, with translation MSQHASALLIIDMQNGLVHAAQAPFAIESVVANINQLIAAARAQQRPIIFVQHTGPEGTPLAQGSEMWQIAAQLKRDENDIYLTKTRPSCFFQTTLLSLLQEKGIQQLAVAGMQTDYCVDTTCRGGRDLGIEMVLASDAHTTFANGVLSAEQIIAHHNKLLSGPFVSVVKAAEIAF, from the coding sequence ATGAGTCAACATGCTTCTGCCCTGCTGATTATCGATATGCAAAACGGACTGGTACATGCCGCACAGGCGCCATTTGCCATCGAATCGGTAGTTGCGAATATTAATCAGCTTATCGCCGCCGCCCGCGCGCAACAACGGCCCATTATTTTTGTTCAGCATACCGGGCCTGAGGGCACACCTCTGGCGCAGGGCAGTGAGATGTGGCAGATCGCGGCGCAACTTAAGCGTGACGAAAATGATATTTATCTGACCAAGACGCGCCCCAGCTGCTTTTTCCAGACCACATTGCTGAGTCTGTTGCAGGAAAAAGGCATTCAGCAGCTGGCGGTAGCGGGCATGCAAACGGACTATTGCGTCGATACCACCTGTCGCGGCGGCCGTGATCTCGGTATTGAGATGGTGCTGGCCAGCGATGCCCATACCACCTTCGCTAACGGCGTGTTAAGTGCAGAACAAATTATTGCCCATCACAATAAATTGCTGTCAGGCCCGTTTGTATCTGTAGTAAAAGCCGCTGAGATTGCCTTCTGA
- the azuC gene encoding stress response protein AzuC: protein MKKFFKYVFRAYVETYKHVPPGALN, encoded by the coding sequence ATGAAAAAGTTTTTTAAGTATGTATTCCGCGCTTACGTTGAAACTTACAAGCACGTACCGCCAGGCGCATTAAACTGA
- the mntP gene encoding manganese efflux pump MntP, translated as MSLYATLILAFAMSMDAFAAAVGKGAALHRPTLKEAIRTGLIFGTIEALTPLIGWAIGLAASQFIMSWDHWVAFTLLFVLGARMIVEGLRRPQQEEQQQPQRHGFLLLATTAIATSLDAMAVGVGLAFLKVNIVLTALTIGAATTVMAASGILLGRFIGPVMGKWAEVVGGVVLIGIGGSILVEHLGLLG; from the coding sequence ATGAGCCTTTACGCAACACTGATTCTCGCGTTTGCCATGTCGATGGATGCTTTTGCCGCCGCAGTTGGTAAAGGCGCCGCATTGCACCGTCCGACGCTAAAAGAAGCCATTCGCACCGGCCTGATTTTTGGCACAATTGAAGCGCTGACGCCGTTAATTGGCTGGGCTATTGGCCTGGCGGCCAGCCAGTTTATTATGTCGTGGGACCACTGGGTGGCCTTTACGCTGTTGTTTGTACTGGGTGCGCGCATGATTGTCGAAGGTTTACGCCGTCCGCAACAGGAAGAGCAACAGCAGCCACAGCGCCATGGTTTTCTGCTGCTGGCGACCACCGCGATTGCCACCAGCCTCGATGCAATGGCGGTAGGTGTCGGACTGGCGTTTTTAAAGGTCAATATTGTGTTAACGGCGCTGACGATTGGTGCGGCGACAACGGTAATGGCGGCTTCGGGTATTTTGCTGGGACGTTTTATCGGACCGGTGATGGGCAAATGGGCAGAAGTGGTTGGCGGCGTGGTGCTGATTGGCATCGGCGGCAGCATACTGGTCGAGCATCTTGGGTTACTGGGCTAA
- a CDS encoding DUF1158 family protein: MKSTFETFLIPMGILLLGFLSALLLPAPWFGIQLTKSLMASFHLQDIGQLYTLVFCLWFLLLGAIEYFIIRFIYRRYFKI, from the coding sequence ATGAAAAGCACCTTTGAAACCTTTCTGATCCCGATGGGCATCCTGTTGCTCGGTTTTCTCTCTGCGCTGTTGCTACCGGCGCCCTGGTTTGGCATCCAGCTGACCAAATCGCTGATGGCAAGCTTTCATCTGCAGGATATCGGCCAGCTCTACACGCTGGTGTTCTGCCTGTGGTTTCTGCTGTTAGGCGCGATTGAGTACTTTATCATCCGCTTTATCTATCGACGTTATTTCAAAATTTAA
- a CDS encoding alpha/beta hydrolase, translated as MLKQTKTWLKRATILFVLLAIALLAIRITLTERGPELALWHTWVPDELSESEIDKADWASWTDNENRVFAEVKANVTDKLSDQQPETLNRYAAKSPVYPASFTHNWNHSYILLPPGKPRGAVVLLHGLTDSPYSLRHFARNYQQQGFVAVAIRLPGHGTVPGALTRIDWEEWMAATRLAVREARKRIPAEAPLHIMGFSNGGALAMKYALDALDNPQLPAPQRLVLISPMIGVSGYARYAGLAGLPSLLPAFARTAWLSILPEFNPFKYNSFPVKAARQSYLLTRALQKEIIDDSHNNKLGRLAPVLTFQSVADATVSTPAVINALYNQLPDNGSELVLFDVNQSRQLSPMISSSAQHASEHLLPAAPRHYATTLVTSSSPQNRAAVARRTPADATTTEVQPLGIDYPADIYSLSHVALPFPFSDSLYGRTPEKPNEFGVSLGSLTPRGERSVLIVSLDMLMRISSNPFYPWMLQRINQTLN; from the coding sequence ATGCTGAAACAGACAAAAACCTGGCTAAAACGCGCAACAATTTTGTTTGTTCTGCTGGCGATTGCGCTACTGGCAATACGCATTACCCTGACCGAACGCGGCCCGGAACTGGCTCTGTGGCACACCTGGGTGCCAGACGAACTCAGTGAAAGTGAGATCGATAAAGCAGACTGGGCAAGCTGGACAGATAACGAAAACCGCGTCTTTGCCGAAGTAAAGGCCAACGTCACTGACAAACTGAGTGACCAGCAGCCGGAAACCCTCAATCGCTATGCGGCGAAAAGTCCGGTGTACCCTGCAAGCTTCACGCACAACTGGAACCACTCCTATATTTTGCTGCCGCCAGGCAAACCGCGTGGCGCGGTAGTGTTATTGCATGGCCTGACGGACTCGCCCTATAGCCTGCGCCACTTTGCACGTAATTATCAGCAGCAGGGTTTTGTTGCGGTAGCGATTCGCCTGCCAGGGCATGGCACCGTGCCGGGCGCACTGACCCGCATTGACTGGGAAGAGTGGATGGCAGCCACACGGCTGGCAGTACGCGAGGCGCGTAAGCGTATACCGGCGGAGGCACCGCTGCATATCATGGGATTTTCCAATGGTGGCGCGCTGGCCATGAAATACGCGCTGGATGCGCTGGATAATCCTCAGCTGCCCGCACCACAACGGCTGGTGCTGATTTCGCCAATGATTGGCGTCAGCGGTTATGCGCGCTATGCCGGACTGGCTGGCTTACCGTCCCTGCTACCGGCGTTTGCCCGCACCGCCTGGCTGAGTATTTTGCCGGAGTTTAATCCGTTTAAATACAACTCGTTCCCGGTAAAAGCCGCACGTCAGTCTTATCTGCTGACCAGGGCGCTACAGAAAGAAATTATCGATGATTCACACAACAATAAGTTAGGCCGCCTCGCGCCGGTACTCACTTTCCAGTCAGTCGCTGACGCCACGGTCAGTACCCCTGCGGTGATTAATGCCCTGTATAATCAGCTGCCGGATAATGGCAGCGAGCTGGTGCTGTTTGACGTTAACCAGTCGCGACAGTTGTCACCGATGATCAGCAGCAGTGCGCAGCATGCCAGTGAGCATCTGCTGCCTGCCGCACCGCGTCACTACGCGACCACTTTGGTTACCAGCAGCTCCCCGCAGAACCGCGCGGCCGTCGCCAGACGCACCCCGGCGGATGCCACTACCACCGAGGTGCAGCCATTGGGCATTGATTATCCGGCGGATATCTATTCACTGTCGCATGTCGCCTTACCGTTTCCGTTTAGCGACTCGCTATATGGCCGCACTCCGGAGAAACCGAATGAGTTTGGCGTCAGTCTGGGTAGCTTAACGCCACGTGGTGAACGCTCGGTACTGATCGTCAGCCTCGATATGCTGATGCGCATCTCTTCCAACCCGTTCTATCCGTGGATGTTGCAGCGGATCAATCAAACTCTTAACTAA
- a CDS encoding PLP-dependent aminotransferase family protein has protein sequence MPGIDKNSGPFSLTLNRAARSGLTEQIRSEITLAIREGRLKPGARMPSCRDLAVQLGVARGTVRSAYDMLADSQLLVAKGAAGTFVAQHPPAAIDPAASDAVMVPLSDIAYDFDAPPLTFQMGIPADDAFPVKVWSRIVQRHARTMVSRPLSYPDPRGSLALRQELVAYLAMARGVNCQAEQIIITNGYAGALGLICLAMNFRGTQAWIEEPGYLLACKALGLVGIEPVPVSVDEQGIKVSEGIASAPQASFALVTAGQQAPLGMTLSLARRSELLAWAEENDRWIVEDDYLGELQLGSRAAPALASLDTDGRVMHIGTFSKTLSPSLRLGFVVVPATQAARFADIAAVMAPASSFVLHNAVAEFLRDGHFLRHLRRMKRIYADRLEKMTQALAPLFTDLRRGALSVVVLLPPGTADRAIAREALAWGMAPSPLSAWYQRDDLRQYGLVLGATNMPREGFAHYARKLRQLVDAHSRD, from the coding sequence GTGCCAGGAATTGATAAAAACAGTGGTCCATTCAGCCTGACCCTTAATCGCGCGGCACGCAGTGGCTTAACCGAGCAGATTCGCAGTGAAATTACCCTGGCGATTCGCGAAGGGCGGCTGAAACCCGGTGCAAGAATGCCCTCCTGCCGCGATCTGGCGGTGCAGCTTGGTGTGGCGCGCGGCACGGTAAGGTCTGCTTACGATATGCTGGCCGACAGTCAGCTGCTGGTAGCGAAAGGCGCCGCCGGGACTTTTGTTGCCCAGCATCCACCGGCAGCGATCGATCCGGCCGCCAGCGATGCGGTGATGGTTCCGTTATCTGATATCGCCTATGACTTTGATGCACCGCCGCTGACTTTTCAGATGGGGATACCCGCGGATGATGCTTTTCCGGTTAAGGTCTGGTCGCGCATTGTGCAGCGGCACGCGCGTACCATGGTCAGCAGGCCGCTCAGTTACCCGGATCCGCGCGGCAGCCTGGCGCTGCGGCAGGAGCTGGTGGCTTATCTGGCGATGGCGCGTGGCGTTAATTGTCAGGCGGAACAGATTATTATCACCAATGGCTATGCCGGAGCCTTAGGGCTGATCTGCCTGGCGATGAACTTTCGTGGCACGCAGGCGTGGATTGAAGAACCTGGCTATCTGCTGGCGTGTAAAGCGCTTGGGCTGGTGGGGATTGAACCGGTGCCGGTCAGTGTGGATGAACAGGGCATTAAGGTCAGCGAAGGTATTGCCAGCGCGCCACAGGCAAGTTTTGCGCTGGTGACGGCAGGCCAGCAGGCGCCGCTGGGGATGACATTGTCGCTGGCACGACGCAGTGAGCTGCTGGCATGGGCAGAAGAGAACGATCGCTGGATTGTCGAAGATGATTATCTCGGTGAATTACAGCTGGGCAGTCGCGCCGCACCGGCGCTGGCATCGCTCGATACCGACGGGCGGGTAATGCATATCGGCACTTTCAGCAAAACCCTCAGCCCGTCGTTACGCCTTGGTTTTGTGGTGGTGCCAGCGACGCAGGCCGCGCGTTTTGCCGATATCGCCGCAGTGATGGCGCCAGCATCCTCATTCGTACTGCATAACGCGGTGGCGGAATTTCTGCGCGACGGGCATTTTTTGCGTCATCTGCGGCGTATGAAGCGCATCTACGCCGATCGTCTGGAAAAAATGACCCAGGCGCTGGCGCCGCTGTTTACTGATTTGCGACGTGGTGCGCTGTCGGTGGTGGTGCTGCTGCCGCCGGGAACCGCCGATCGGGCTATTGCCCGTGAAGCGCTGGCGTGGGGGATGGCGCCATCGCCGTTATCAGCGTGGTATCAGCGCGATGATCTGCGCCAGTATGGTCTGGTGTTAGGTGCAACTAATATGCCGCGCGAAGGTTTTGCGCATTACGCGCGGAAGTTACGCCAGCTGGTGGACGCACATAGCCGTGATTAG
- a CDS encoding carboxymuconolactone decarboxylase family protein: MSERIDFSKVVPAGMKALGGVYSYVSQSGLSHELVELVFLRVSQINGCAYCIDMHTKALHTAGFGWEKIVLTQVWHESGNLFSAREKAALAWAENLTLIAEKGAPDSLFDTVATQFSEKEITDLTIAIGLMNTYNRLAISSRKLPDSAPRD, translated from the coding sequence ATGAGTGAACGCATTGATTTTTCAAAAGTTGTTCCTGCGGGCATGAAAGCCCTCGGCGGTGTTTACAGCTATGTATCGCAAAGCGGCTTGTCACACGAACTGGTCGAACTGGTTTTTTTGCGCGTGTCACAAATCAACGGCTGCGCCTACTGTATCGATATGCACACCAAAGCGCTGCACACTGCGGGCTTTGGCTGGGAAAAAATTGTCCTCACTCAGGTCTGGCATGAATCCGGCAATCTGTTTAGCGCCAGAGAAAAAGCCGCGCTGGCGTGGGCGGAAAATCTGACGCTGATCGCCGAAAAAGGCGCGCCAGACAGCTTGTTTGATACCGTTGCCACCCAGTTCAGCGAAAAAGAGATCACTGACCTGACGATTGCCATTGGTCTGATGAATACCTATAACCGTCTGGCAATCAGTTCACGTAAGTTACCGGACAGCGCACCACGCGATTAA